From Mobula hypostoma chromosome 8, sMobHyp1.1, whole genome shotgun sequence, the proteins below share one genomic window:
- the LOC134350033 gene encoding uncharacterized protein LOC134350033 — MRFDWSLLWALATVFLPGTCGQSGERHGSEIKPGDLVFPLMLNESVLADDVTWLLVPGQDQVLGSCSITLLTSTVTTPGGQPGADLATQEDLSPLKGLMDGTGSALESLMVAVEEDIGRGSYQSVISKGLLDVQQQNAVSDNIMEEIRASLEAQQPTESLLARFKEKVGKMETMLQAIRCLSNQMEQTSDSLALELGKSHHLESALGKES, encoded by the exons ATGAGGTTTGACTGgtccctgctgtgggcacttgcAACAGTGTTTCTCCCTGGCACTTGCGGTCAGAGCGGAGAACGTCATGGATCAGAGATCAAGCCTGGGGATTTGGTCTTCCCCCTGATGTTAAATGAATCGGTTCTGGCTGATGATGTGACCTGGCTCCTGGTGCCGGGCCAGGACCAGGTCTTGGGCTCCTGCTCCATCACCCTGCTGACCAGCACAGTGACCACACCCGGTGGGCAGCCGGGAGCCGATCTGGCCACTCAGGAGGATCTGAGCCCTCTGAAGGGATTGATGGATGGTACCGGCTCTGCCTTGGAAAGTCTCATGGTGGCAGTGGAGGAGGATATAGGGAGAGGCAGCTACCAGTCGGTGATTTCCAAAGGCCTGCTGGACGTCCAGCAGCAGAATGCGGTGTCCGACAACATCATGGAGGAGATCAGGGCGAGTCTTGAGGCACAGCAGCCCACAGAAAGTCTTCTCGCCAG GTTCAAGGAGAAGGTTGGGAAGATGGAAACAATGCTCCAGGCCATCCGTTGCCTTTCAAACCAAATGGAGCAGACATCGGATTCATTGGCCTTGGAGCTGGGAAAGTCACACCACCTGGAATCTGCACTCGGCAAAGAGTCGTAA